The Neodiprion fabricii isolate iyNeoFabr1 chromosome 4, iyNeoFabr1.1, whole genome shotgun sequence genome window below encodes:
- the LOC124181195 gene encoding apolipoprotein D-like — MLWITLVLFFVGGSLAQVPFLGVCPAVETVPEFDAARYMGKWYEAEKYFALFQFGGKCVTANYALSENGSVKIRNSQISSITGVASSLDGIGRLIGRSDDAKLTITFPSLPVGIDAPYWILDTDYDNWAVVWSCTNFGVFSVRYSWILTRERNPSVAVLEEAYRAIDRNKISRAYFLRTDQKNCPAMY; from the exons ATGCTGTGGATTACCCTGGTCTTATTCTTCGTCGGTGGTTCCTTGGCGCAGGTTCCATTTCTGGGTGTCTGTCCAGCCGTTGAGACTGTACCGGAATTCGATGCTGCGAGG TACATGGGAAAATGGTACGAAGCCGAAAAGTATTTCGCCCTGTTTCAATTCGGTGGTAAGTGCGTGACAGCGAACTACGCACTCAGTGAAAATGGATCCGTCAAGATCCGAAATAGTCAGATATCATCCAT AACCGGAGTTGCCTCCAGTCTCGACGGTATAGGCCGACTCATCGGCAGGTCAGATGACGCAAAATTGACAATCACATTTCCATCACTTCCGGTTGGAATAGAcgcgccatattggatcctcGACACCGACTACGACAACTGGGCTGTCGTATGGAGTTGCACGAATTTCGGTGTCTTCAG CGTCCGCTATtcttggattttaacgagggaGCGAAACCCGTCAGTCGCGGTTTTGGAAGAGGCGTATCGAGCGATCGACAGGAACAAGATAAGCAGAGCGTATTTCCTCAGAACGGATCAAAAGAATTGTCCAGCGATGTATTAG